One genomic segment of Besnoitia besnoiti strain Bb-Ger1 chromosome VII, whole genome shotgun sequence includes these proteins:
- a CDS encoding 1,4-alpha-glucan-branching enzyme (encoded by transcript BESB_078240) — translation MSSAASEVSCSRATAEGAEKRSACTAAQHGAKPAKLGHPSVTAVTAATTPTLEGNRGESSQPESDDDDFASPASVSHTQAADAVAGAGAAAAGGHAPFLSASEERAEAKTMQAMKEFVSRQARTQTGCMGEGCTSGCERKENGDCDGGTAVKREGETGDPPPAVNFVLVPLDSLPAGASLSDYDVHLLHKAHHGDPFGVLGCHEVKAGQKEKILIVRAWIRNAQSLQLRASGRSECVLASAATVGMEKRAEFLFQRAFTVHRIAGDASAVNSTDARLETAEPGEAVASDAPPVTFKYEMLCIYEGDETRQERVIQDTYSFGVLLPRFDLELFQSGSCWHVDNLMGSHIMTVDGVQGVRFAVWAPSACFVSVVGDWNGWDGRVHPMRRRIEFGVWELFVPGIGAGEKYGYRIHTRGGTDIIKIDPYAQEFEIPPQTASIISACDDAFRTPEDRFVWNDQEWMARRKELGEKDLLRRQPMSIYEVHLPSWMRGDNNTYLSYRELADRLVRHVKAMNFTHVEFLPLAHHPFEGSWGYQVTGLYAPYSRLGNPDDLKYLVDTLHQAGIGVFLDFVPAHFCKDAWGLARYDGEPCYEYADPREGEHKTWGTLVFNFRRSEVRSFLLGAAYHWLRRYHIDGLRIDAVSSMLYKNHQREPGDWLPNEFGGDANLQAISLLQELNWVVHQEFPGVFTMAEESTSWQGVTDKDKGLGFDAKWDLGWMNDTLSYLCLPVNKRPEPACHNKLTFRGLYMAHEKWILPLSHDEVVSGKGSLLDKCGFAGSPFEDRIRTLKTLFGFQVGSPGRPLIFMGAEIGQGREWKDSRSVDWHEGEEELRKKLCIWVSDLLAVYVHHKALHAGDDEPWNFKWTDCDNSKDCVIAFLRSYMDWYNDILVVCNFSPNTYYRYPIGVPHGGEWEVILNSDDWRYAGGMVGPGNLSRVHTTQGGRLGWPYCLWIDLPPFGCLYLKAPQLAAEQRKALEAAAEEESEKQKESAARQQTDAVEKERDETAKTNGLSNASSAQSDGKREA, via the exons ATGTCGTCTGCTGCTTCGGAGGTCTCCTGCAGTCGCGCCACAGCtgagggcgcggagaagcgcagcgcgtgcACCGCCGCCCAGCATGGCGCCAAGCCCGCGAAGCTCGGGCATCCATCAGTCACGGCGGTGACTGCCGCGACGACCCCCACGCTGGAGGGCAACCGCGGCGAGAGCTCGCAGCCGGAgtccgacgacgacgacttcgcctcgcccgcgtccgtCTCTCACACACAAGCAGCCGACGCAGTGGCGGGCGCaggggctgcagctgcaggcggtcACGCGCCGTTTTTGTCCGCCTCagaagagcgcgcggaggcgaagacgatgCAGGCGATGAAAGAGTTTGtctcgcggcaggcgcgcacgcagacgggcTGCATGGGAGAGGGCTGCACCAGCGGCTGCGAGCGAAAAGAGAACGGCGACTGCGACGGCGGCACGGCCGTGaagcgcgaaggagagacgggagacccgccgccggcagtcAACTTCGTCCTCGTGCCTCTCGACTCACtccccgcaggcgcctccctcAGTGACTACGACGTCCACCTCCTCCACAAGGCGCACCACGGCGACCccttcggcgtcctcggctGCCACGAAGTGAAGGCTGGGCAAAAAGAAAAAATCCTCATCGTCAG GGCGTGGATTCGCAACGCACAGAGCCTCCAACTGCGGGCTTCTGGTCGATCCGAGTGTGTGCTCGCGTCGGCTGCCACCGTCGGCAtggagaagcgcgcggagtTTCTCTTCCAGAGG gccttcACTGTGCATCGCatcgccggcgacgcctccgcagtcAACTCAACCGACGCGAGGCTGGAGACTGCGGAGCCGGGCGAGGCGGTtgccagcgacgcgccgcctgtAACGTTCAAGTATGAGATGCTGTGCATCtacgagggcgacgagacgcgACAGGAGCGCGTCATCCAAGACACCTATAgcttcggcgtcctcctcccgcgcTTTGACCTCGAGCTCTTCCAGTCGG GATCTTGCTGGCACGTGGACAACTTGATGGGGTCTCACATCATGACGGTGGACGGCGTGCAAGGAGTGCGCTTCGCGGTCTGGGCGCCGAGTGCGTGCTTCGTGAGCGTCGTGGGCGACTGGAACGGCTGGGACGGCCGCGTGCATCcgatgcggcggcgcatcgAGTTTGGCGTCTGGGAGCTCTTCGTCCCGGGCATCGGTGCCGGCGAGAAATACGGCTACCGCATccacacgcgcggcggcacagACATCATCAAAATCGACCCCTACGCGCAGGAGTTCGAGATCCCGCCCCAAACTGCCAGCATCATCAGTGCATGCGATGACGCCTTCAGAACG CCCGAGGACCGATTCGTCTGGAACGACCAGGAGTGGATGGCGCGGCGCAAGGAGCTCGGAGAGAAAGACCTGCTGCGCAGACAGCCAATGTCGATCTACGAAGTTCACCTCCCGAGTTGGATGCGCGGCGACAATAATACCTACCTGT cGTACAGGGAGCTGGCGGATCGCCTCGTGAGGCATGTGAAGGCCATGAACTTCACCCACGTCGAGTTCCTTCCGCTCGCGCACCATCCGTTTGAGGGCTCGTGGGGATACCAG GTCACAGGTCTCTACGCACCGTACAGCCGCCTAGGGAACCCCGACGACTTGAAGTACCTCGTGGACACTCTGCACCAGGCGGGCATCGGCGTTTTCCTCGACTTCGTTCCTGCGCACTTCTGCAAAGACGCGTGGGGACTCGCGCGATACGACGGAGAGCCGTGCTACGAATACGCAGACCCGCGGGAAGGGGAGCACAAGACGTGGGGAACCCTCG TGTTCAACTTCCGGCGGAGCGAAGTGCGTTCCTTcctgctcggcgcggcgTATCACTGGCTGCGGAGATACCACATCGACGGGCTCCGCATCGACGCAGTCTCTTCGATGCTTTACAAAAACCACCAGCGCGAGCCCGGTGACTGGCTGCCTAACGAgttcggcggcgacgccaaCCTCCAGGCgatctcgctgctgcaggagctgAACTGGGTGGTGCACCAGGAGTTCCCCGGCGTCTTCACCATGGCTGAGGAAAGCACCAGCTGGCAAGGCGTCACCGACAAAGACAAGG GTCTGGGATTCGACGCGAAGTGGGATCTCGGCTGGATGAACGACACACTCAGCTACCTCTGTCTGCCGGTGAACAAGCGCCCCGAGCCAGCTTGCCACAACAAGCTGACCTTCCGCGGCCTGTACATGGCGCACGAAAA GTGgattctgcctctctcgcacGACGAAGTCGTCAGCGGCAAGGGTTCGCTGCTCGATAAGTGCGGCTTCGCGGGGAGTCCCTTCGAGGACCGCATTCGGACGCTGAAGACGCTCTTCGGGTTCCAAGTCGGCTCTCCCGGCCGTCCGCTGATCTTCATGGGTGCGGAAATCGGCCAGGGCAGAGAATGGAAGGACAGCCG GTCGGTCGACTGGcatgaaggcgaggaagagctTCGGAAGAAGTTGTGCATCTGGGTGTCTGACCTGCTCGCGGTGTACGTTCACCACAAGGCGCTGCatgccggcgacgacgagccgtGGAACTTCAAATGGACGGATTGCGACAACAGCAAGGATTGCGTCATCGCTTTCCTCAGGTCGTACATGGACTGGTACAATGACATCCTTGTCGTGTGCAATTTTTCGCCCAATACCTACTACCG GTACCCCATCGGCGTGCCTCACGGAGGAGAGTGGGAAGTGATTCTGAACTCGGATGACTGGCGATACGCCGGCGGCATGGTTGGTCCGGGTAACCTGTCGCGAGTCCACACGACGCAGGGCGGACG TCTGGGCTGGCCTTACTGCTTGTGGATCGACCTCCCGCCCTTCGGGTGTCTCTACCTGAAGGCCCCTCAGCTCGCAGCcgagcagcggaaggcgctcgaggcggctgcagaagaggagagcgagaagcaaAAAGAGAGTGCGGCACGCCAGCAGACAGATGCCgtggagaaagaaagagacgaaACGGCCAAGACGAATGGGTTGAGCAACGCCAGCTCTGCTCAGTCGGATGGAAAGCGAGAGGCGTGA